A genomic stretch from Setaria italica strain Yugu1 chromosome VII, Setaria_italica_v2.0, whole genome shotgun sequence includes:
- the LOC101769146 gene encoding serine/threonine-protein kinase CTR1, giving the protein PDAAAAFHLAADDSRLPLLEDYALLQSAAAAASSVVDAPAAPVSAEWSAGSAFTASSDAATTTASSTATAPGSSQLTAAEEAGGRDTWVRRAREGYYLQLSLAIRLTSQAFLAGAPAPPELLLGYGAPGDAGDGADDPEAVSYRLWVNGCLSWGDKIAHGFYNIMGIDPHLWAMCNAAEEGRRLPSLAALRAVDATESSPEVVLVDKGADSVLLDLERRALDLVRALGVTLDLVRRLAVLVSDHMGGALRSEDGDLYMRWKAVSKQLRKRQKCIVVPIGGLSIGFCRHRAILFKELADFIGLPCRIAQGCKYCSAPHRSSCLVKIDSERRYVREYVVDLVVEPGSISCPDSSINGQLLSTVPSPFKTSCKVGSGNYTTPVAAWNQAIADDRRNMVLSNSQYSVARCCVVEENSVQVASKEGLLPKCGQITENGNCNGISVLDVSAQLKAMDISAENGNKENVPGATLLTRLTIEPSFAVDWLEISWEELELKERVGAGSFGTVYRADWHGSDVAVKVLMDQDVGEAQLKEFLREIAIMKRVRHPNVVLFMGAVTKCPHLSIVTEYLPRGSLFRLINKAANGEMLDLKRRLRMALDVAKGINYLHCLNPPIVHWDLKTPNMLVDKNWSVKVGDFGLSRFKANTFISSKSVAGTPEWMAPEFLRGEPSNEKCDVYSFGVILWELLTMQQPWNGLGPAQVVGAVAFQNRRLPIPKHTSPELAALVESCWDDDPRQRPSFSSIVDTLKKLLKALLGGS; this is encoded by the exons CCCGACGCTGCCGCCGCGTTCCACCTCGCCGCGGACGACTCGCGGCTGCCGCTCCTCGAGGACTACGCGCTGCTccagtccgccgccgccgccgcctcatccGTTGTCGACGCGCCCGCGGCCCCGGTGTCCGCCGAGTGGAGCGCCGGGAGCGCCTTCACCGCCTCCAgcgacgccgccaccaccaccgcctcctccaccgccacggCACCAGGCTCCTCCCAGCTGACCGCCGCCGAAGAAGCCGGCGGGAGGGACACGTGGGTCCGCCGCGCCAGGGAGGGGTACTACCTCCAGCTCTCCCTCGCCATCCGCCTCACCTCCCAGgccttcctcgccggcgcccccgccccgcccgaGCTCCTCCTCGGCTACGGCGCCCCCGGGgatgccggcgacggcgcggatGATCCGGAGGCCGTCTCCTACCGGCTCTGG GTGAACGGGTGCCTGTCGTGGGGCGACAAGATCGCGCACGGGTTCTACAACATCATGGGCATCGACCCGCACCTGTGGGCCATGTGCAACGCCGCGGAGGAGGGCCGCCGGCTGCCGTCGCTGGCGGCGCTGCGGGCGGTGGACGCCACCGAGTCCTCGCCGGAGGTGGTGCTCGTCGACAAGGGCGCCGACTCGGTGCTCCTCGACCTCGAGCGCCGCGCGCTCGACCTAGTCCGCGCGCTCGGCGTCACGCTCGACCtcgtccgccgcctcgccgtcctcgTCTCCGACCACATGGG AGGTGCCTTGCGATCGGAGGACGGAGACCTGTACATGCGGTGGAAGGCGGTGAGCAAGCAGCTGAGGAAGCGGCAGAAGTGCATCGTCGTCCCCATTGGCGGCCTGTCCATCGGGTTCTGCCGGCACCGGGCCATCCTTTTCAAG GAACTCGCAGATTTCATCGGTCTGCCATGCCGGATTGCGCAAGGTTGCAAGTACTGCTCTGCGCCTCATCGATCATCTTGCCTTGTCAAAATCGACAGTGAGAGGAGATATGTAAG GGAATACGTGGTGGACCTTGTAGTTGAACCGGGAAGCATCAGCTGCCCAGATTCATCTATCAACGGCCAGTTGCTCTCCACAGTGCCTTCACCTTTCAAGACTTCGTGTAAAGTAGGCTCAGGGAACTACACGACACCAGTCGCTGCCTGGAATCAAGCGATAGCAGATGATCGTCGCAACATGGTACTATCGAATTCCCAGTATTCAG TTGCTAGGTGTTGTGTCGTGGAGGAGAACTCTGTTCAGGTAGCTAGCAAAGAAGGCTTACTGCCAAAGTGCGGTCAGATCACAGAGAATGGAAACTGCAATGGCATATCAGTGTTAGATGTGTCGGCGCAATTGAAGGCGATGGACATCAGTGCTGAGAATGGCAACAAGGAGAACGTCCCAGGTGCCACCCTTCTGACACGCTTGACCATTGAGCCGTCTTTTGCTGTAGATTGGCTCGAGATATCATGGGAGGAGCTCGAGCTCAAGGAACGCGTAGGCGCCG GCTCTTTCGGTACGGTGTATCGTGCAGACTGGCATGGTTCA GATGTTGCGGTAAAGGTGCTTATGGATCAGGATGTTGGTGAAGCTCAGCTGAAGGAATTCCTCAGAGAG ATTGCTATTATGAAACGAGTCCGCCATCCGAATGTGGTATTGTTCATGGGTGCGGTGACAAAATGCCCACATTTGTCAATAGTGACAGAGTATTTGCCCAG AGGAAGCCTCTTCCGCCTCATCAACAAGGCAGCTAATGGAGAAATGCTGGACCTAAAGCGTCGTTTGCGCATGGCACTAGATGTT GCAAAAGGCATCAACTATCTCCACTGCCTGAATCCTCCTATTGTGCATTGGGATCTGAAGACACCAAACATGCTGGTAGACAAGAACTGGTCCGTGAAG GTAGGTGACTTTGGCTTGTCCAGATTTAAGGCGAACACCTTCATATCATCCAAATCAGTTGCTGGAACA CCAGAATGGATGGCACCAGAATTTCTCCGCGGCGAACCATCCAACGAGAAGTGTGATGTTTACAGCTTTGGTGTGATCTTGTGGGAGCTCCTGACAATGCAGCAACCATGGAATGGCCTAGGCCCTGCTCAG GTAGTAGGTGCCGTTGCATTTCAGAACAGAAGGCTCCCGATTCCGAAACATACCAGTCCAGAACTTGCTGCTCTTGTGGAATCCTGCTGGGATGA TGATCCGAGGCAGCGGCCTTCGTTTTCAAGCATTGTGGATACGCTGAAGAAGTTACTCAAGGCTCTTCTTGGAGGCTCATGA
- the LOC101769553 gene encoding 26S proteasome non-ATPase regulatory subunit 8 homolog A: MKRDAASQSMDSELGEATCKLAWLNFACARGDIDSCVALLSELKVLLTRLPSLPPSFEKTPNAVKELKIARAIYENAVILSLKIKDRGALERSLCQLKEFYISTCGIIAPSPNEYPFLGLNLLRLLAENRIAEFHTELELLPLEALNHPCIKYATELEQSFMEGAYNRFFNARQAVPHETYVYLMDLLAETVRDEVAECSVDAYDYLPISVAKKMLMFRSDQELLEYISEEQPEWEIKDCSVHFDMAKPKSHMNLPSFELFKQALCYAREVEHIV; the protein is encoded by the exons ATGAAGCGAGACGCTGCTTCGCAGTCCATGGATTCGGAGCTGGGGGAGGCGACCTGCAAGctcgcgtggctcaacttcgcGTGCGCGAGGGGCGACATCGACTCCTGCGTCGCCCTGCTCTCCGAGCTCAAG GTGCTCCTCACAAGGTTACCTAGCTTGCCACCATCGTTTGAGAAGACACCTAATGCGGTCAAGGAGCTGAAAATCGCAA GGGCTATCTACGAGAATGCTGTTATCTTGAGCTTGAAAATTAAAGACCGTGGGGCACTTGAGAGGAGCTTGTGCCAGCTAAAAGAATTTTACATCAGTACTTG CGGTATAATTGCTCCATCACCAAATGAATACCCATTTCTGGGCCTTAATCTTCTGAGGCTGTTGGCTGAGAACAGAATTGCTGAATTCCATACTGAGCTGGAACTTCTGCCCCTGGAAGCTTTAAACCATCCTTGCATCAAATATGCAACAGAGCTTGAGCAATCCTTTATGGAAGGTGCCTATAACCGATTCTTCAATGCTCGCCAGGCTGTGCCACATGAGACATATGTTTACCTTATGGACCTTCTTGCTGAAACTGTTAG AGATGAAGTAGCTGAATGCAGCGTTGATGCATATGACTACTTGCCAATCAGTGTTGCCAAGAAAATGCTAATGTTTAGATCAGATCAAGAGCTTCTCGAGTACATATCAGAG GAACAACCAGAATGGGAAATCAAGGATTGCTCAGTTCATTTTGACATGGCAAAACCCAAGTCTCACATGAACTTGCCATCGTTTGAGCTGTTCAAGCAAGCTCTTTGCTATGCACGGGAGGTGGAGCACATTGTCTAG
- the LOC101769960 gene encoding protein ECERIFERUM 26-like, which yields MVFEQEEEVAPGAVHGHRLSTVVPSSVTGEVDYALADADLAFKLHYLRGVYYYPAGDVARGITTKVLKDPMFPWLDDYFPVAGRVRRADDDAAGRRPYIKCNDCGVRIVEAKCDRDMADWLRDDAPDRLRQLCYDKVLGPELFFSPLLYVQITNFKCGGLALGFSWAHLIGDVQSAATCFNKWAQILSGKKPEATVLTPENKPLQGQSPAGAAAPRSVKQVGPIEDHWLVPAGRDMACYSFHVTEATLKKLEQQQGRHAAAAGTFELVSALLWQAVARIRGGTQTVTVVKTDAAARSGRALANEMKVGYVEASGSSPAKTDVAELAALLAKGVVDETAAVAAFPGDVLVYGGAHLTLVDMERVDVYGLEIKGQRPVHVEYGMDGVGEEGAVLVQPDADGRGRLVTAVLPKDEIESLRAAIGSALQVA from the exons ATGGTGttcgagcaggaggaggaggtggcgccgggCGCGGTGCACGGGCACCGGCTGTCGACGGTGGTGCCGAGCTCGGTGACGGGGGAGGTGGACTACGCGCTGGCGGACGCCGACCTCGCCTTCAAGCTGCACTACCTGCGCGGGGTGTACTACTACCCGGCCGGGGACGTGGCGCGCGGCATCACCACCAAGGTGCTCAAGGACCCCATGTTCCCCTGGCTCGACGACTActtccccgtcgccggccgcgtccgccgcgccgacgacgacgccgcgggTCGCCGCCCCTACATCAAGTGCAATGACTGCGGCGTCCGCATCGTGGAGGCCAAGTGTGACCGCGACATGGCCGACTGGCTCCGCGACGACGCGCCCGACCGCCTCAGGCAGCTCTGCTACGACAAGGTCCTCGGCCCGGAGCTCTTCTTCTCGCCGCTGCTCTACGTCCAG ATCACAAACTTCAAATGCGGCGGGCTGGCGCTCGGCTTCAGCTGGGCGCACCTCATCGGCGACGTGCAATCGGCCGCGACCTGCTTCAACAAGTGGGCGCAGATCCTGAGCGGCAAGAAGCCGGAAGCCACCGTCCTCACCCCGGAGAACAAGCCGCTGCAGGGCCAgtcccccgccggcgccgccgcgccgcgctccgTCAAGCAGGTCGGGCCCATCGAGGACCATTGGCTGGTCCCCGCGGGGCGCGACATGGCGTGCTACTCCTTCCACGTCACGGAGGCAACGCTCAAGAAGctcgagcagcagcaggggcgccacgccgcggcggcgggcacctTCGAGCTCGTCTCGGCGCTGCTGTGGCAGGCGGTGGCGAGGATCAGGGGCGGCACGCAGACCGTGACCGTGGTCAAGACCGACGCGGCCGCCCGGAGCGGCAGAGCCCTGGCGAACGAGATGAAGGTCGGGTACGTGGAGGCGTCcgggtcgtcgccggcgaagacgGACGTGGCCGAgctggcggcgctgctggccaagggcgtggtcgacgagaccgccgcggtggcggcgttcCCGGGGGACGTCCTCGTGTACGGCGGCGCCCACCTGACGCTCGTGGACATGGAGCGGGTGGACGTGTACGGGCTGGAGATCAAGGGGCAGCGGCCGGTCCACGTGGAGTACGGCAtggacggcgtcggcgaggagggCGCGGTGCTGGTGCAGCCCGACgccgacggccgcggccgcctcgtcACCGCGGTGCTGCCCAAGGACGAGATCGAGAGCCTCCGCGCCGCGATCGGGAGCGCGCTGCAGGTCGCCTGA
- the LOC101770368 gene encoding uncharacterized protein LOC101770368 translates to MAKSLRSKREKRLRTLRREIAEPFYDKKEAAKLAAQAAALEAPPLPVRGPPPSQDAGSSRADNSASAMDVEMSDGGNSRSKSLLKPLGSISKKKVQLHLKIKKDKRKARKKGKFSFKK, encoded by the exons atGGCGAAGTCGCTGCGATCCAAGCGGGAGAAGCGGCTGCGGACGCTGCGGCGGGAGATTGCCGAGCCCTTCTACGACAAGAAGGAGGCCGCCAAGCTCGCCGCGCAGGCCGCTGCCCTTGAAGCTCCCCCGCTCCCAGTCCGCGGCCCCCCGCCGTCCCAGGATGCCGGCAGCTCCCGCGCCGACAACTCGGCCTCGGCCATGG ATGTGGAGATGTCTGATGGAGGAAACAGCAGGTCGAAATCCTTGTTGAAGCCGCTTGGCAGCATTAGCAAGAAGAAGGTACAGCTTCATTTGAAGATCAAGAAAGACAAGAGAAAAGCTAGGAAGAAGGGCAAGTTTTCTTTTAAGAAGTAG
- the LOC101771164 gene encoding vacuolar-sorting receptor 7 has protein sequence MSSPPSLRLQRTATKPAKPTRNTVRAQRDAAMALQVHGHERTRLAAAAWAWLAVSMASLASARFIVEKNSVTVLSPRSLRGHHEAAIANYGVPEYGGTLTGVVMYPEDPKLATGCGPFGDKKFRSPSGRPVVLLVDRGGCYFALKTWNAQLAGAAAVLVADAADEPLLTMDSPEDETPDMAFLANITVPSALVTKRFGVALRRAAAAAKSEEVVVRLDWRESMPHPDERVEYEFWTNSNDECGPRCDEQAAFVRAFRGHAQLLEKGGYAAFTPHYITWFCPEAFLDTPQCKAQCVNRGRYCAPDPEGDLGAGYDGKDVVVENLRQLCVHRAANATGRPWVWWDYVADYHLRCSMKENKYSKTCAEGVVRSLGLPVDMIDKCMGDPEADAENEVLKTEQIVQVGHGTRGDVTILPTLVINNVQYRGKLESTAVLKAICAGFKESTEPHVCLTPDMETDECLDNNGGCWRDEKTNITACKDTYRGRICECPVVDGIQYQGDGYTDCKAVGPARCAMDNGGCWTETRDGKTFSACSGSDLSGCRCPPGFKGDGFHCQDVDECSEKLACSCPHCSCKNNWGGFDCKCNGGQMYIKSEDTCIAKNMSSFGWLVTALVVSCLAGAGVAGYVFYKYRLRRYMDSEIMAIMAQYMPLDSQHNENQPLRTQETQQA, from the exons ATGTCGTCTCCACCAAGTCTCCGCCTTCAACGAACTGCTACAAAACCTGCCAAACCAACACGTAATACGGTGAGGGCCCAAAGAGACGCGGCAATGGCGCTCCAGGTCCACGGCCACGAGAGGACgaggctcgccgccgcggcgtgggCATGGCTGGCAGTGTCCATGGCGAGCCTGGCGTCGGCGCGGTTCATCGTCGAGAAGAACAGCGTCACGGTGCTGTCCCCTCGCTCGCTGCGCGGGCACCACGAGGCCGCGATCGCCAACTACGGCGTCCCGGAGTACGGCGGCACGCTGACCGGCGTGGTGATGTACCCGGAGGACCCGAAGCTCGCCACGGGCTGCGGCCCGTTCGGCGACAAGAAGTTCCGGTCCCCGTCGGGCCGCCCCGTGGTCCTCCTCGTGGACCGCGGCGGCTGCTACTTCGCGCTCAAGACGTGGAACGCGCAgctggccggcgcggcggcggtcctGGTGGCGGACGCCGCCGATGAGCCGCTGCTGACCATGGACTCCCCCGAGGACGAGACCCCCGACATGGCGTTCCTCGCCAACATCACCGTGCCCTCCGCGCTCGTCACCAAGCGCTTTGGCgtcgccctccgccgcgccgccgccgccgccaagtccgaggaggtggtggtgcggctgGACTGGCGCGAGTCGATGCCGCACCCCGACGAGCGCGTGGAGTACGAGTTCTGGACCAACAGCAACGACGAGTGCGGGCCCCGGTGCGACGAGCAGGCGGCGTTCGTGCGCGCGTTCCGGGGCCACGCGCAGCTGCTGGAGAAGGGCGGCTACGCGGCCTTCACCCCGCACTACATCACCTGGTTCTGCCCGGAGGCTTTCTTGGACACGCCGCAATGCAAGGCGCAGTGCGTGAACCGGGGCCGGTACTGCGCGCCGGACCCGGAGGGGGACCTCGGCGCCGGCTACGACGGGAAGGACGTGGTGGTGGAGAACCTGAGGCAGCTCTGCGTGCACCGCGCCGCCaacgccaccggccggccgtgGGTGTGGTGGGACTACGTCGCCGACTACCACCTCCGGTGCTCCATGAAGGAGAACAAGTACTCCAAGACCTGCGCCGAGGGCGTCGTCCGGTCGCTCG GGTTGCCGGTGGACATGATCGACAAGTGCATGGGGGATCCTGAGGCCGACGCCGAGAACGAAGTGCTCAAGACGGAGCAGATTGTTCAG GTCGGGCATGGAACTCGAGGGGACGTGACCATCTTGCCGACGCTGGTGATCAACAATGTGCAGTATCGAG GCAAATTGGAGAGCACTGCGGTTCTCAAAGCGATCTGTGCTGGGTTCAAGGAGTCCACCGAGCCTCACGTCTGCCTGACACCAG ACATGGAGACCGACGAGTGCCTCGACAACAATGGCGGCTGCTGGCGCGACGAGAAGACCAACATCACGGCCTGCAAG GACACCTACAGAGGGAGGATTTGCGAGTGCCCTGTAGTGGATGGAATTCAGTACCAAGGAGACGGGTACACCGACTGCAAAG CCGTCGGGCCGGCCCGGTGCGCCATGGACAACGGCGGGTGCTGGACGGAGACGAGAGATGGCAAGACCTTCTCTGCTTGCTCG GGTTCAGATTTGAGCGGATGCAGGTGCCCGCCAGGGTTCAAGGGCGACGGCTTCCATTGCCAAG ACGTCGACGAGTGCAGCGAGAAGCTGGCGTGCTCCTGCCCGCACTGCTCGTGCAAGAACAACTGGGGAGGATTCGACTGCAAGTGCAACGGCGGCCAGATGTACATCAAGAGTGAAGACACCTGCATTG CCAAGAACATGTCTTCGTTCGGGTGGCTCGTCACCGCCCTGGTCGTGTcgtgcctcgccggcgccggcgtcgccggaTACGTGTTCTACAAGTACAGGCTCAGG CGGTACATGGACTCGGAGATCATGGCGATCATGGCGCAGTACATGCCCCTGGACAGCCAGCACAACGAGAACCAGCCGCTGAGGACGCAGGAGACCCAGCAAGCGTAG
- the LOC101770780 gene encoding multiple RNA-binding domain-containing protein 1 — MSSRLCVKNLPKGADERRLREVFSRKGEVTDAKVIRTKDGKSRQFAFIGFRTNEDAEEALKYFNNTYIDTCKITCEVARKIGDPDAPRPWSRHSLKKPEYGSKDNTAAGAIDALPKSSKVQGTSTDVRGSKGSVGNDPKLQEFLEIMQPRSKAKMWANDTTGTLDAAATDSVVATKDSKRPQKDVPASENDASSEDSSDEEMTNDPSSEDALEEQQTGSKQDNDMTDADFFKSKIKKNWSDSESDDEDSGDHSNSSTDDENSSDESQDADKQLVDLKGNLNKKINVDKDTPVQHTDLQEMEDPDNKESEDLDGRQKETKIREDKYNEDEDASLITDEKKLALETGRLYICNLPYATTEDDLVELCSQYGDVEQAHIVVDKTTRFSTGRGYVLFNLPDSAVRALDELDNSSFQGRLLRVKAAKPLNNKKLESTHATVEVKMNLKQQKLEQKKASEISGDTRAWNIFYMRQDTVAENIARKNGISKSQLLDREADDLATRLALGEAYVIGETKKYLSRSGVNVAALEEFASNKNEKSKRSNHVILVKNLPFSTSEEELAAMFQKHGSLDKIILPPTRVLALVIFVEATEARHAFKKLLYTRYKDTPLYLEWAPENILSPSSAPVDDDEKNVIGERIVTKAIIEQSVEGVSAEEIDPDRVESRSVFVKNLNFKTTDESLSQHFSTKIKSGSLKSVKVKKHVKNGKIVSMGFGFVEFDSVETATSVCKDLQGTVLDGHALILQLCHGKKDGQAAKKNGKDQSSTKLLVRNVAFEATEKDLRQLFSPFGQIKSLRLPMKFGSHRGFAFVEYVTKQEAQNALQALASTHLYGRHLVIERAKEGETLEELRARTAAQFVDEHSGFQRMSKKRKQSSLVDEGSVKISRILE; from the exons ATGTCGTCGCGGCTGTGCGTGAAGAACCTGCCCAAGGGCGCCGACGAGAGGCGCCTGCGGGAGGTGTTCTCGCGGAAGGGCGAGGTCACCGACGCCAAGGTCATCCGAACAAA GGATGGTAAGAGTAGGCAGTTTGCATTTATTGGTTTCAGAACCAATGAAGATGCAGAGGAGGCCCTTAAGTATTTCAACAATACATACATCGACACTTGCAAGATCACCTGCGAG GTTGCCCGCAAGATCGGTGACCCTGATGCTCCTCGCCCTTGGAGCCGCCATTCTTTAAAGAAGCCTGAATACGGTAGTAAAGACAACACTGCTGCAGGGGCTATAGATGCACTGCCGAAAAGTTCCAAGGTCCAAGGAACATCCACTGATGTTAGAGGTTCTAAAGGCAGTGTAGGCAATGATCCCAAGTTACAAGAGTTCCTTGAAATTATGCAGCCCCGTTCTAAAGCAAAGATGTGGGCAAATGATACAACTGGTACTCTTGATGCTGCGGCAACAGATAGTGTGGTAGCTACTAAAGATTCTAAGAGACCTCAAAAGGATGTTCCGGCTTCTGAGAATGATGCATCTTCTGAAGATTCGTCTGATGAGGAAATGACAAATGATCCGTCTTCTGAAGATGCTTTGGAAGAGCAACAAACAGGGAGTAAACAAGACAATGATATGACAGATGCTGATTTCTTTAAGAGTAAAATCAAGAAAAATTGGTCAGATTCTGAATCAGATGATGAAGATTCTGGTGACCACTCAAACAGCAGCACTGATGATGAAAACTCATCTGATGAATCACAAGATGCAGATAAGCAGCTTGTGGATCTGAAGGGCAATCTGAACAAGAAAATCAATGTGGATAAGGACACCCCTGTGCAGCATACTGACTTACAAGAGATGGAAGACCCTGACAACAAAGAGAGTGAGGATCTTGACGGCAGACAAAAGGAAACTAAAATTCGTGAAGATAAATacaatgaagatgaagatgctTCTTTAATTACTgatgaaaagaagttggccCTGGAGACTGGCCGTCTATATATCTGCAATCTTCCATATGCAACCAC TGAAGATGATTTGGTGGAGCTGTGCAGCCAGTATGGTGATGTTGAACAGGCCCATATTGTTGTCGATAAAACCACTAGGTTCTCAACCGGCAGAGGTTATGTGCTTTTTAACCTTCCAGATTCAGCAGTGAG GGCACTTGATGAACTAGATAACTCAAGTTTTCAGGGCCGACTGTTACGTGTTAAGGCTGCTAAACCACTAAATAATAAGAAGTTGGA GTCTACTCATGCAACTGTTGAGGTGAAAATGAATCTCAAGCAGCAAAAGTTAGAACAAAAGAAAGCTTCTGAAATCAGTGGAGATACGAGAGCTTGGAACATCTTTTATATGCGTCAAGATACT GTTGCTGAAAACATTGCAAGGAAGAATGGTATCAGTAAGAGTCAATTACTTGATAGAGAAGCGGATGATCTTGCCACTCGTCTTGCTCTTGGTGAGGCATATGTCATTGGAGAGACGAAGAAATATCTATCTAGGTCTGGAGTTAATGTTGCTGCATTGGAAGAATTTGCTTCCAACAAAAACGAGAAGTCTAAAAGAAGCAACCATGTGATACTAGTTAAGAACTTGCCATTTAGTACTTCTGAGGAAGAACTTGCAGCAATGTTCCAGAAACATGGTAGTTTGGATAAAATCATTCTACCTCCTACCAGAGTATTGGCCTTG GTAATCTTTGTGGAAGCAACAGAGGCCCGACATGCATTCAAGAAGTTACTATATACAAGATACAA GGATACTCCTCTGTATTTGGAGTGGGCACCTGAGAACATTTTATCTCCTAGCTCAGCACCAGTAGATGATGATGAAAAAAATGTGATTGGTGAGCGTATTGTTACTAAAGCTATTATAGAGCAAAGTGTGGAAGGAGTAAGCGCTGAAGAGATTGATCCTGACAGGGTGGAG TCACGGTCTGTGTTTGTCAAGAATTTAAATTTCAAGACAACAGATGAGTCGTTGAGCCAGCATTTCAGTACAAAGATAAAGAGTGGCAGTCTTAAAAGTGTAAAG GTGAAGAAGCATGTTAAGAATGGCAAGATAGTTTCGATGGGATTTGGATTCGTTGAATTTGACTCGGTTGAAACTGCAACCAGTGTGTGCAAGGATCTACAG GGAACGGTTCTGGATGGACATGCTTTGATCTTGCAACTGTGTCATGGGAAGAAAGATGGTCAAGCCGCAAAGAAGAATGGCAAAGATCAAAGTTCAACAAAACTTCTTGTGCGTAATGTAGCATTTGAAGCAACTGAAAAGGACTTGAGGCAGTTATTTAGTCCGTTTGGCCAG ATCAAAAGCCTCAGGTTGCCGATGAAGTTTGGAAGTCACAGAGGTTTCGCTTTTGTTGAATACGTcacaaagcaagaggcacagAATGCTCTGCAAGCCCTCGCAAGCACTCATCTCTATGGTCGACACCTG GTGATTGAACGGGCAAAGGAAGGAGAGACTCTTGAAGAACTGCGAGCAAGGACTGCGGCGCAGTTCGTGGACGAACACAGTGGTTTCCAGAGGATGTCCAAAAAGAGGAAACAGAGCAGCCTTGTGGATGAAGGCTCTGTTAAAATTTCAAGGATATTGGAGTAA